In bacterium, a genomic segment contains:
- a CDS encoding HEAT repeat domain-containing protein, with protein MFREKIAEFLKKAEEYKVIFIWVFVAIILISLLRFTFWFTKRGKSEGTRTYIKQLSSKDVEKRKEALYSLGQDTSKSALPKIEKMLMEDPDLGVKRVAAWSLGSLDKDKLVSLLDSKDANIKAIAIETLMKLDKENVKYLVGLFSSEGLDGKKKILSYIESSDISSYTNELMKIAERPSEVLEIRKEALNMFNKVDIQEDIESRLLNLYYNDENQEIKNLSYEVIQKSKTRKSRQ; from the coding sequence ATGTTTAGAGAAAAAATAGCAGAGTTTTTAAAGAAAGCAGAAGAGTATAAAGTAATTTTTATATGGGTGTTTGTAGCGATTATCCTTATTTCCCTTTTAAGGTTTACCTTCTGGTTTACAAAAAGAGGTAAAAGTGAAGGCACAAGAACTTATATAAAACAACTCTCAAGTAAAGATGTTGAAAAGAGGAAAGAAGCCCTATATTCGTTGGGTCAAGACACTTCTAAATCTGCTCTCCCTAAGATAGAAAAGATGTTAATGGAGGACCCAGATTTAGGTGTTAAGAGAGTTGCCGCTTGGAGTTTAGGTTCTCTTGATAAAGATAAACTTGTATCTCTTCTTGACAGCAAAGATGCAAATATAAAGGCTATTGCAATAGAAACCCTTATGAAACTTGATAAAGAGAACGTAAAGTATTTGGTCGGGCTTTTCTCTTCTGAAGGTTTAGATGGAAAAAAGAAGATACTCTCTTATATTGAGTCTTCTGATATTTCTTCTTATACAAATGAACTTATGAAGATAGCTGAAAGACCAAGCGAGGTTTTGGAAATAAGGAAAGAAGCGCTTAATATGTTTAATAAGGTGGATATACAAGAAGATATTGAAAGCAGGTTGCTGAACCTATATTATAATGATGAGAACCAAGAAATAAAGAATTTGTCTTACGAGGTAATTCAGAAAAGTAAAACCAGAAAGAGTAGACAATAA